From Triticum urartu cultivar G1812 chromosome 2, Tu2.1, whole genome shotgun sequence, a single genomic window includes:
- the LOC125533859 gene encoding probable trehalose-phosphate phosphatase 5 → MSDHVAKSQPVLSMPSSVPSNLMPSSVTSKRHPCSSASVTYISRRKLVEVVDGLLGVMTPTSTHIKPSVHSDSDGLSDEVSPYKAWLATCPSALTSFDRIIASAHGKKIALFLDYDGTLSPIVNDPEKAFMSPEMRVAVKNVAKFFPTAIVSGRSRDKVFEFVNLKELYYAGSHGMDIMLSSADSENKTEDDKEAKLFQPASEFLPMITEAYNSLVEATRSIKGANVENNKFCVSVHYRNVDKQDWNSVAQLVDDVLKSFPRLKLTTGRKVLEVRPVIDWDKGKAVEFLLQSLRLDDPGSVLPIYIGDDRTDEDAFKVLRERNCGYGIIVSQVPKETEAFYSLIAPSEVMEFLDSLVRWKEQQQPAHDQE, encoded by the exons ATGTCGGATCATGTGGCCAAAAGCCAGCCAGTGTTGTCAATGCCATCTTCAGTACCCTCAAATCTCATGCCATCTTCAGTCACATCCAAGAGGCATCCCTGTTCTTCCGCGAGTGTGACATACATCAGCAGACGTAAACTTGTTGAAGTCGTCGATGGACTGCTCGGTGTGATGACACCAACGTCAACCCATATAAAGCCATCTGTGCATTCTGACTCTGATGGTCTATCTGATGAAGTTTCTCCTTACAAAGCTTGGCTG GCAACATGCCCTTCTGCTTTAACTTCCTTCGACCGGATCATAGCAAGTGCGCACGGCAAGAAGATCGCCTTGTTTCTGGACTATGACGGCACGCTTTCGCCTATTGTCAATGATCCCGAGAAGGCTTTCATGTCCCCAGAG ATGCGTGTTGCTGTGAAGAATGTCGCAAAGTTCTTCCCTACAGCGATTGTCAGCGGGAGGTCCCGTGACAAG GTGTTCGAATTTGTAAACCTGAAAGAGCTCTACTACGCTGGAAGTCATGGTATGGACATAATGCTATCTTCTGCAGATTCTGAAAATAAAACAGAAGAT GACAAAGAAGCCAAACTTTTCCAGCCTGCAAGTGAGTTTTTACCCATGATCACTGAG GCTTACAACTCCCTAGTGGAGGCCACAAGATCAATCAAGGGTGCAAATGTTGAGAACAACAAGTTCTGTGTGTCTGTACATTACCGCAACGTCGACAAGCAG GACTGGAATTCGGTCGCGCAGCTTGTCGATGATGTGCTGAAGTCTTTTCCTCGTCTCAAACTAACAACCGGACGAAAG GTTTTAGAGGTTCGTCCAGTGATCGACTGGGATAAGGGGAAGGCAGTTGAGTTCCTGCTCCAGTCGCTCCGGCTAGATGACCCTGGAAGCGTTCTTCCTATCTACATCGGGGACGACCGAACTGACGAAGACGCGTTCAAG GTGCTTCGCGAGCGGAACTGTGGGTACGGAATTATAGTTTCACAGGTGCCCAAGGAGACTGAAGCCTTCTACTCGCTGATAGCTCCATCTGAA GTGATGGAGTTCCTGGATTCCTTGGTGAGATGGAAGGAGCAACAGCAGCCAGCCCATGATCAAGAATGA